One region of Juglans regia cultivar Chandler chromosome 4, Walnut 2.0, whole genome shotgun sequence genomic DNA includes:
- the LOC109013555 gene encoding tropinone reductase-like 1, which produces MAKRLDGKVAIITGGASGIGASAVQLFHEHGAKVVIADIQDKLGQDLADKIGENVSYIHCNVSNEDDIRNLIDTTIAKHGQLDIMYSNAGIVDGVVARILDCTKSDVERVLGVNLVGAFLCAKHAARVMIPQRKGSIIFTTSATTAIAGISSHAYAASKCGLLGLCRNLAVELGQHGIRVNCVSPYAVVNTGLTGTTSEADSRNLEMALSDTSLLKGQVLKAEGVAKAALYLASDDANYVCGLNLLVDGGYSVVNPTLMTFITKQLGN; this is translated from the exons ATGGCAAAAAG GCTAGATGGCAAAGTGGCAATTATCACTGGAGGTGCAAGCGGGATCGGAGCAAGCGCAGTCCAACTCTTCCATGAACATGGTGCCAAGGTCGTCATTGCTGATATACAAGACAAGCTAGGCCAAGACCTCGCCGACAAGATAGGAGAAAATGTCAGCTACATCCATTGCAATGTGTCGAATGAAGATGACATTCGCAATCTTATTGACACCACCATAGCTAAACATGGACAGCTTGATATAATGTATAGCAACGCCGGCATCGTAGACGGAGTCGTTGCGAGAATCCTGGATTGCACAAAGTCAGATGTGGAGAGAGTTCTTGGTGTTAATTTGGTGGGTGCTTTCTTATGCGCCAAACATGCTGCAAGGGTCATGATACCACAGCGCAAGGGTAGCATAATATTCACGACAAGTGCTACAACAGCAATTGCAGGAATATCGAGCCATGCTTATGCAGCATCAAAATGTGGACTTTTGGGGCTATGTAGGAACTTGGCAGTAGAGCTTGGACAACATGGTATAAGAGTAAATTGTGTGTCTCCTTATGCTGTGGTAAATACAGGTTTGACAGGTACCACGAGTGAAGCTGATTCCCGCAACCTTGAAATGGCATTGAGTGATACTAGTTTATTGAAGGGTCAAGTGCTAAAGGCAGAAGGTGTGGCAAAGGCTGCACTCTACTTGGCTAGTGATGATGCAAATTATGTGTGTGGTCTCAACCTTCTGGTGGATGGAGGGTATAGTGTGGTGAATCCTACCTTGATGACCTTTATAACTAAGCAATTAGGAAATTAG
- the LOC109013554 gene encoding secoisolariciresinol dehydrogenase-like, with product MASVSTVSEVPRRLEGKVALITGGASGIGECTAKVFVQHGARVVVADIQDELGHELIQALGPSNSLYVHCDVTDESQIKNAVEKAVATYGKLDIMFNNAGIADENKARIIDNEKSDFERVLSINVTGVFLGIKHAAQAMIPVRSGCIISTASVSSYLGGAASHAYACSKHAVLGLTKNAAVELGQFGIRVNCLSPYAIVTPLARKFVGLEDEALQNYVNSIANLKGVTLKAEDVANAALYLASDESRYVSGHNLLIDGGFSIVNPSLCMFQYPDP from the exons ATGGCCTCTGTTTCAACCGTCTCCGAAGTGCCAAGAAG GCTAGAGGGAAAGGTGGCACTGATAACTGGAGGAGCCAGCGGCATTGGTGAATGCACTGCCAAAGTCTTCGTACAACATGGAGCCCGTGTGGTTGTCGCCGACATCCAAGATGAACTGGGCCATGAACTAATCCAGGCTTTGGGACCTTCAAACTCACTCTACGTCCACTGCGATGTCACCGATGAATCCCAAATTAAAAATGCTGTTGAAAAAGCTGTGGCAACCTATGGAAAGCTAGACATCATGTTCAACAATGCCGGCATTGCTGACGAGAACAAGGCTCGCATCATCGATAACGAGAAGTCTGATTTTGAGCGCGTTCTTAGTATCAATGTGACCGGAGTTTTCCTCGGCATCAAGCATGCGGCGCAGGCCATGATTCCAGTCCGTAGCGGCTGCATCATTTCGACTGCTAGCGTGAGCTCGTATCTAGGAGGCGCAGCTTCACATGCATATGCATGCTCAAAGCATGCTGTCTTAGGCCTTACCAAAAATGCAGCGGTTGAGCTGGGGCAGTTTGGCATTAGGGTCAATTGCTTGTCACCGTATGCGATCGTGACACCTTTGGCAAGGAAATTTGTTGGGCTTGAGGACGAGGCGCTTCAGAATTATGTGAATTCGATTGCCAATCTGAAGGGTGTGACCCTTAAGGCAGAAGATGTAGCAAATGCTGCTCTTTATTTAGCAAGTGATGAATCGAGGTACGTGAGTGGACACAATCTCCTCATAGACGGTGGCTTCAGCATTGTTAACCCATCATTGTGCATGTTTCAGTACCCCGATCCATGA